A window of the Penaeus monodon isolate SGIC_2016 chromosome 38, NSTDA_Pmon_1, whole genome shotgun sequence genome harbors these coding sequences:
- the LOC119597045 gene encoding ribonuclease H2 subunit C-like: MAVNIDLNQESLKGKLCEGRDVQFVPCKIEHDGEAAVDKFFNTYVREEKENEEGKEKKVLKGTLRGYPLSGCVMDVPKGYTGIVLKETRPTLNSEESRTMRVISQFKQFTYWNWDRDPSRGDKYQQAMDWAEIADVIHGSE, encoded by the exons ATGGCTGTAAACATCGACTTGAATCAAGAATCTCTCAAAGGAAAACTCTGCGAGGGCCGTGATGTTCAGTTCGTCCCTTGTAAAATAGAACACGATGGAGAAGCTGCGGTTGATAAGTTCTTTAACACATATGtccgagaggaaaaagagaatgaagaagggaaagaaaagaaag ttcttaAAGGAACTTTGCGTGGTTACCCTCTCAGTGGTTGTGTAATGGATGTTCCAAAGGGTTACACTGGCATTGTTCTTAAAGAAACTAGACCTACCCTGAATTCAGAAGAAAGTCGCACAATGAGAGTCATTTCCCAATTTAAACAGTTTACTTACTGGAACTGGGACCGCGATCCATCTCGGGGCGACAAGTACCAACAGGCTATGGACTGGGCAGAGATAGCAGATGTA ATACATGGATCTGAGTAG